The DNA region CCCCGGCCGCTGTCCACCTCGGCACCGACCCCGTGACCCTCGCTGATCTGCTGCGCGTCGCCGGTGATCCAGGCTTCGAGCGCTGGCAGGAGCAAGTGCGGCGTACCGGCGGTTGCTCGGACCCCATCCACCTGTCGGGCCTGACCGTGACCCGTGACCGCGCCTCGGGCAACGTCCTGTACTCGTACTCCACGGCCGGGGAGCCGGGCGGCCGGCTGCGGGTGGCGTGCGGGAACCGTCGTGCTTCGCGGTGTCCGTCGTGCGCGTGGCTGTACGCCGGGGACACCTTCCACCTGATCCGCGCCGGGCTGTCGGGGGACCCGGCCAAGGGCACGCCCCGCACCGTGCGCACGCACCCCAAGGTGTTCGCCACGCTGACGGCCCCCTCGTTCGGGCCGGTCCACAATCGTCCCGCTTCGGGCCGGTGCCGGTGCGGGGCCCAGCATGCCGACAACGCCCCCGAGCTGGGTACGGCCTTGGACCCGGACCGGTACGACTATGCGGGTGCGGTGCTGTGGAACAACCACGCGGGGGACCTGTGGCGGCGCTTCACGATCTACCTGCGCCGGGAACTGGCGCACCGTGCGGGGCTGTCGCAGTCCGCCCTGGGCGAGGTGTGCCGGGTCTCGTTCGGGAAGGTCGCGGAGTTCCAGAAGCGCGGCGCGGTCCACTTCCACGCCATCGTCCGCCTCGACGGCCCCGAAGGACCGGACACGGCTCCGCCCTCCTGGGCGAGTGCGGGCCTGCTGGATGAGGCGATCCGGGCCGCCGTGGGACGGGTCTCGGTCCCGGTGCCGGCCACGGGGAAGCGCCCCGCCGTGGTGCTGCGCTGGGGCACGCAGGTGGACGTGCAGCCGATCACGTCGGCGGTGACGGACGGCACGGAGCTGACCGAGCAGGCCGTGGCCTCCTACGTCGCCAAGTACGCCACCAAGGCGGCCGAGACCACCGGCACCGTCGACCGCAGGATCGGGGAGCTCCCGGAGCTGGACAAGCTCCCGGAACTACCCGACCACGCCCGACGCCTCATCGAAGCCTGCTTCGCCCTGGATGAGCACTACCCCGGCCGGATGCTGGCCCGCTGGGCGCACATGCTCGGCTTCCGCGGCCACTTCTCCACCAAGTCCCGCCGCTACTCCACCACGCTTGGCGCGCTGCGCCAGGTCCGAGCGGACTACCGGGCCCGCCAGGAACGACGGGAACGGGGCCTGCCCGACCCCGACGACGCCCCGGAGGGCTCCACACTGACCCTCGCGCACTGGACCTACGCCGGCCACGGACACACTCCCGGCGAATCCTGGCTCGCCCAACAGATCCACCGCGACATCACCGAGAGCCGGATCACAGCCCGTGAAGCGCTCGCCGAACTGCAAGACCCGGAAGGAGAAACGGCATGGCTGTAGCCGTGATCGAACGCAAGTGGCACACCACCGCTGAGGTTGCCGAGATGCTCGGCTTCGGCCTGTCCAAGACCAAGATGCTCGTGCTCACCGGAGAGATCCGTTCCGTCAAGATCGGACGCAACCGGCGCATCCTGCCTGCCTGGGTAGACGAGTACGTCAACCGCTGCGCTGAGCTGGCCGGGGAGTGGTTGGCGTGAGCGGGAAGCGGAGCAACGGAGAAGGCTCCATCTACCCCTACAAGAACGGCTACGCCGCGTACGTCTGGGTGACCAAGCCCGATGGCAAGCGGGCCCGGAAGTACGCGTACGGCAAGACCCGTGAAGAGGTGCACGCCAAATGGGTCAAGCTCCACGCCGAAGCGGCCCAAGGGCCAGTGGCCACCTCGACACCGACGCTCGGGCAGTACCTCACGCGCTGGTTGGCGGAGGTGGTCGAGCCGGATTTGAAGCCGAAGACGGCTGAGACGTACGCGATGCATGTCCGGCTGTACATCGCGCCGGGCCTCGGCGGGAAGCGTCTGGACAAGCTCACGGTGCGAGACGTGCGGACCTGGGTCAACGGCCTGCTGACTCAGTGCCAGTGCTGCGCTCAGGGTAAGGACGCCAAGCGGGACGAGCCTCGGTGCTGTGCGGCCAGCGACTGCTGCAAGCAGGTGGCATCACGCCGGACGGTGCAGGATGCGCGCGCGGTCCTGCGGTCGGCGTTGACGAACGCGATGACGGAAGAGGTGATCACGAAGAACGTCGCGGCTCTGGTCAAGGTTCGGTCCGGTCGAAAGGTGAAGCGTCACCCGTGGTCGGTGGAAGAGGCGCGTCAGTTCCTCGAAGCGGCGCGCGCTGCCCGTGATCCGCTGTACGCGGCTTACGTGCTCATCCTGGTTCTTGGTTTCCGGCGCGGTGAGGTGCTGGGCCTGACCTGGAACAACGTGAACCTCGACGTCGGAGAGGTGACCGTGGAACTCCAGTTGCAGCGCATCCGGCGGCAACTCGTTCACGATGAGACCAAGACCGAGGCATCGACGGCCGTGCTCCCGCTGCCTCAGATCTGCATCACCGCGTTGCAGCTCCGGCAGAAGGAGCAAGAGGCAGCCAAGCAAGCGGCCGGCGAGCTGTGGACCGCATCCGATTTCGTCTTCACCACGCGGTACGGTTCGCCGGTCGAGCCCCGCAACTTCAACCGCTCGTTCGCCTTCCGGTCCGACAAAGCGGGAGTACGGCGGATCAGGCTGCATGACACCCGGCACACCTGCGGCTCGCTCCTCGCCGCGCTCGACGTGCACCCCCGGGTCGCCATGCAGATCCTTCGCCACAGCAAGATCGCGGTCACGATGGAGGTCTACACGCACGTACCGTCCGAGGCGACCCGGAAGGCGTTGCGGAAGCTCGGCAAGCACCTTGGGCCGAGCAAGCCGTAGCGGCGCGACTTCCGCCGGCTTGTGTCGTCGCGGTTGAAGGTTCGTTGCTGTACTCCGCTGCTGTACGGCGCGGAAAAGCCCCTCCCCGATCATCTTGGGAGGGGCTTTGACCTGCTGTGGACCTGAGGGGATTCGAACCCCTGACCCCCTCGATGCGAACGAGGTGCGCTACCGGACTGCGCCACAGGCCCTTGCAACGAGGAAAACTCTAGCATCCCGGCGAGGGTGCTCGTGACGCGATATCCGCTGCGCCTGCCCGGTGTCCCCGGGGCATGAGGAGCGCGTCGACGCCCTACTCGTTGGCGGCGCGGGGGCGGTCGGGGTCGGCGTACTGGTCGAAGAGCGGGGTGCGGCTGGTGCGCGACCGGCGGCCCGGCGCCTGGGGCTTGTCGCGGCCCTCGGGCGTCTCCCGGGCGTCGCGGGGGCGGGGGTCACGCGCCTCGCGCCCGTCACGCCCGCGGGCGGCGTCACGGGACGGCGGGTGCGGCTCGGCGGGCGTCGTGCCCGAGCGCGCGGAACTCCACGTGTCGGGGGCGCCGAGGTCGATGCCCCCGGGCGTGCGGGGGGCGACCGGCGCGGTGACGTAGGTGGGCAGCGGCACGGGTACGGGGTCCCAGCCGTCGTCGGCGGCCTGCTGCGCCCGCTGCTGGTCGACCCACTCGGCGTGGTCGGTCTGCTCGACCACCGCGCGGCGGTCGGCCGTGCGGGGCGAGGCCGCGGAGCCGGAGGACGCCCTGCCGTGCGGCCTGTCGGCGGCCTGGGACGCCTGGGACGCCTCCGGCGCGGGAGACTGCGGGTGACCGTGTCCGGGACCCTGGACGGGGCCGTGAGCGTGACCCTGGCCGTGACCCGGGGCATGACTGGGGGCATGGCTGGGGGAGCGCTCCGGGGTGTGCGGGCGGGCGCGGCGGCTTGCGGGGCCGCCGGCCTTGCCCGCGGGGGCGGCAGCGCCCGCGGGGCCGGAGGACGCCTGGGGCGCGGCGGGGCGCGGGTGCTCCTCGCGCTCGTGCGGCGCGGCGGCCTGGCCTCGCGCGCGCAGCCTGCGCGCGGCCTCGGCCGCCTGCCGCTGGTCCAGGCGCACTTCGTAGCGGCGGCGCTCCTGGCGGCGCATCTGGCCGATGTAGAGCGTCAGCAGCACCGCGGGGATCGCCGGCGCCCACAGGAGCGCGACGCCGCCGACGGCAGCGGCGATCGCGCCCACGGTGAACGCGACGAACAGCAACGTGGTCGTACGGCGCCGGCGGGCCAGCACCTGGGCACGCGGGCTCTGGGTCCCCGGGGCGCCGTCGACGCCTTGGGGCGCGCGCGGGCCGTGAGCGGCGGCGCGGCCCGGGGCGGCGCGCCGGACGGGGCGCACCTCGGTCGCGGGCACGGCGAGGGCGCGGACGTCCACCGACGGGTCCGGCTCGACGGCGTCCTCGTCCTCGTCACCCTCGTCGGCGTCGGTCCCGGGCTCGGGGATCTCACCTCGGGCCCTGGCGACGCGTCGCTCCATCGCCGCACGCCCCGACAGAAGCCGGATGGCGGTGCTGAAACGTTCGGTCGGCCGCGCCTCGTTGAGTTCGTCCTGCCTACGGAGCCACATCGGCACCAGGTAGGCAGCCCAGGCCCCCACGATGACTGCATAGATGAGGCCACTACTGCTCACGCGCTACACGGTAGGGGTGATCGAGACACGCCATCCGCAATTTGGCCCGGTGTGTCGCACGATCTGGCTGATATGCCGAGAATTTTTTGCGATTGGCATTCCGCTTCGAACAATAGTCTTATTTGCGCGCCGTGTCAGTGCCCGGCCGCGCCTGCCGCCAGCGGTTCATGAGGCCGTCGGGGACCTCTTCCGCGGTCAGGGCGTAGACGAGGTGGTCGCGCCAGCCGCCGTCGATATGCAGATAGCGCGGGCGCAGACCCTCCTCCCGGAAGCCGAGCTTTTCGGCGACGCGGCGGCTGGGGCCGTTCTCCGGGCGAATGCAGACCTCCACTCGGTGCAGGCCGACACGGCGGAAGCAGTGGTCGACGGCGAGCGCGACAGAGGTGGGCATCACGCCCCGCCCGGCCACCGCCTCGTCGACCCAGTAACCGATGTGCGCGGAGCACATGGAGCCCCAGGTGATTCCCGCGACGGTGAGTTGACCCGCCAGCCGGCCCTGGTAGTCGATGACGAAGGGCAGCATGCGGCCGGCGCGCGCCTCGGCACGCAGATGGCGCACCATTTGTCGATATGTCGGTCGTTGGGCGACATGACCGGGGGGTGCGGGCGGCACGGTGGCCTCCCAGGGGCGCAACCAGTCGCGGTTGCGCCTGTTGACCTCGCGCCAGGCGCGCTGGTCGCGCATCCGGATCGGGCGGAGGGTGACGTCACCGTCGACCAGCTCGGCCGGCCAGGAACCGTTCAGCTCGGTCTCCCAGAGACGGAATCCGGATGATCACTCTTGTGGTCATCCGCGTGGACAGTGGTGTGGGCGGGCGGGTGATCGCCGCCGTTGATCTGATCGACGGCGTGTACGACGAGCGGAGCCAGTACGGCCAGGCCGTCCTTGACTCCTCCTGTGGAGCCGGGGAGGTTCACCACCAGGGTGCGTCCACTGACCCCCGCGACGCCACGGGAGAGCACGGCGGTCGGCACCTTCGCGGCGCCGGCGGCGCGGATCGCCTCGGCGATGCCGGGGATCTCGTAGTCGAGGAGGGCGCGGGTGACCTCGGGCGTCCGGTCGGTCGGCGAGATGCCGGTGCCACCGGTGGTGACCACCAGGTCGTATCCGGCGGCGACCGCCTCGCGCAGCGTCCGGCCGACCGGCTCGCCGTCCGGCACCACGCGCGGGCCGTCCACCGCGAAGCCCAGGTCGCGCAGGGCGGCGGCGATCAGCGGGCCGCCGCGGTCGTCGTAGACGCCTGCCGCGGCCCGGTTGGAGGCGGTGACGGCGAGGGCGCGGCGGGTTGTGGGGGGCGGGCCACCGGCGTGCGCGTCGGCACCGGGGCCCGGGCCGTGCCCGACCTCGGCGCCGTCCTCGGGGGCGGTCACGGCCGGTGCCAGTCGCCGGACTTCCCGCCGGTCTTCTCCTCGACGCGGACGTCGGTGATCACCGCGGCCTTGTCGACGGCCTTCACCATGTCCACGACGGTGAGCGCGGCGACGCTGACCGCGGTGAGCGCCTCCATCTCGACGCCGGTGCGGTCGGTGGTCTTCACCGTGGCGGTGATCTCGACGGCGTCGTCGGCGACGGCGAGGTCGACGGTCACCCCGGAGACGGCGAGCGGGTGGCACAGGGGGACGAGGTCGGGGGTGCGCTTGGCGCCCATGATGCCGGCGATCCGCGCGACGCCGAGCGCGTCGCCCTTGGGAACGCCGTCGCCGCGTAGCAGCTCGACGACACGCGGGGCGACCAGGACGCGGCCGGTGGCGCGGGCGGTGCGCGCGGTGACGTCCTTGCCGGAGACGTCGACCATGCGGGCCGCGCCTGCCTCGTCGATGTGGGTGAGGTGCTGGGGGGCGCTGCTCATCGTTCTCCCGGTGCGGTCTCTAGGGCAGACACCGTACCGGCCCTCCCCCTGTCGCGGTCCGCCGGGCCGCCGGGCGGTGCGGCGGTGGCGGTCGCCGCACCCGGCCGGGTGAGTCAGTCGAGCAGGACGACGTCCACCTCGGCGCCCCTGGCGACCGATGTGTCGGCTTCGGGGACGACGATCAGGCAGTCGGCGTGCGCGAGCGCGGCGACCAGGTGGGACCCGGCGCCACCCACAGGAGTGACCTTCCCGGTACGACGGTCGTACCGGCCGCGCAGAAACT from Actinacidiphila sp. DG2A-62 includes:
- the repSA gene encoding replication initiator protein RepSA; translation: MTAFPVPPEHVAPAAVHLGTDPVTLADLLRVAGDPGFERWQEQVRRTGGCSDPIHLSGLTVTRDRASGNVLYSYSTAGEPGGRLRVACGNRRASRCPSCAWLYAGDTFHLIRAGLSGDPAKGTPRTVRTHPKVFATLTAPSFGPVHNRPASGRCRCGAQHADNAPELGTALDPDRYDYAGAVLWNNHAGDLWRRFTIYLRRELAHRAGLSQSALGEVCRVSFGKVAEFQKRGAVHFHAIVRLDGPEGPDTAPPSWASAGLLDEAIRAAVGRVSVPVPATGKRPAVVLRWGTQVDVQPITSAVTDGTELTEQAVASYVAKYATKAAETTGTVDRRIGELPELDKLPELPDHARRLIEACFALDEHYPGRMLARWAHMLGFRGHFSTKSRRYSTTLGALRQVRADYRARQERRERGLPDPDDAPEGSTLTLAHWTYAGHGHTPGESWLAQQIHRDITESRITAREALAELQDPEGETAWL
- a CDS encoding excisionase family DNA-binding protein translates to MAVAVIERKWHTTAEVAEMLGFGLSKTKMLVLTGEIRSVKIGRNRRILPAWVDEYVNRCAELAGEWLA
- a CDS encoding site-specific integrase, whose amino-acid sequence is MVGVSGKRSNGEGSIYPYKNGYAAYVWVTKPDGKRARKYAYGKTREEVHAKWVKLHAEAAQGPVATSTPTLGQYLTRWLAEVVEPDLKPKTAETYAMHVRLYIAPGLGGKRLDKLTVRDVRTWVNGLLTQCQCCAQGKDAKRDEPRCCAASDCCKQVASRRTVQDARAVLRSALTNAMTEEVITKNVAALVKVRSGRKVKRHPWSVEEARQFLEAARAARDPLYAAYVLILVLGFRRGEVLGLTWNNVNLDVGEVTVELQLQRIRRQLVHDETKTEASTAVLPLPQICITALQLRQKEQEAAKQAAGELWTASDFVFTTRYGSPVEPRNFNRSFAFRSDKAGVRRIRLHDTRHTCGSLLAALDVHPRVAMQILRHSKIAVTMEVYTHVPSEATRKALRKLGKHLGPSKP
- the sepX gene encoding divisome protein SepX/GlpR, coding for MSSSGLIYAVIVGAWAAYLVPMWLRRQDELNEARPTERFSTAIRLLSGRAAMERRVARARGEIPEPGTDADEGDEDEDAVEPDPSVDVRALAVPATEVRPVRRAAPGRAAAHGPRAPQGVDGAPGTQSPRAQVLARRRRTTTLLFVAFTVGAIAAAVGGVALLWAPAIPAVLLTLYIGQMRRQERRRYEVRLDQRQAAEAARRLRARGQAAAPHEREEHPRPAAPQASSGPAGAAAPAGKAGGPASRRARPHTPERSPSHAPSHAPGHGQGHAHGPVQGPGHGHPQSPAPEASQASQAADRPHGRASSGSAASPRTADRRAVVEQTDHAEWVDQQRAQQAADDGWDPVPVPLPTYVTAPVAPRTPGGIDLGAPDTWSSARSGTTPAEPHPPSRDAARGRDGREARDPRPRDARETPEGRDKPQAPGRRSRTSRTPLFDQYADPDRPRAANE
- a CDS encoding GNAT family N-acetyltransferase, whose amino-acid sequence is MNGSWPAELVDGDVTLRPIRMRDQRAWREVNRRNRDWLRPWEATVPPAPPGHVAQRPTYRQMVRHLRAEARAGRMLPFVIDYQGRLAGQLTVAGITWGSMCSAHIGYWVDEAVAGRGVMPTSVALAVDHCFRRVGLHRVEVCIRPENGPSRRVAEKLGFREEGLRPRYLHIDGGWRDHLVYALTAEEVPDGLMNRWRQARPGTDTARK
- a CDS encoding MogA/MoaB family molybdenum cofactor biosynthesis protein, which translates into the protein MTAPEDGAEVGHGPGPGADAHAGGPPPTTRRALAVTASNRAAAGVYDDRGGPLIAAALRDLGFAVDGPRVVPDGEPVGRTLREAVAAGYDLVVTTGGTGISPTDRTPEVTRALLDYEIPGIAEAIRAAGAAKVPTAVLSRGVAGVSGRTLVVNLPGSTGGVKDGLAVLAPLVVHAVDQINGGDHPPAHTTVHADDHKSDHPDSVSGRPS
- the moaC gene encoding cyclic pyranopterin monophosphate synthase MoaC, translated to MSSAPQHLTHIDEAGAARMVDVSGKDVTARTARATGRVLVAPRVVELLRGDGVPKGDALGVARIAGIMGAKRTPDLVPLCHPLAVSGVTVDLAVADDAVEITATVKTTDRTGVEMEALTAVSVAALTVVDMVKAVDKAAVITDVRVEEKTGGKSGDWHRP